The Primulina huaijiensis isolate GDHJ02 chromosome 10, ASM1229523v2, whole genome shotgun sequence region AaaggagaaaagaaaaaaaatgcagTTTTGCAGCGTTGGCGGAGCATCGAGCAGCGAAAAtgcaatcaatattttttacagAATCTATGGTGGAGGACCCGTCAAAGTTCTTATGATAATCGGTAACGCATTCTCCCGGATTTTTTACGGAGAATCTCGATATgctatttcaaataattttgtttcATTTCAACGTTTTTTAATATGGgttttggatttaattttaCCTGTTCgctgatttttcatattttgatattttttgtggACTTTAGGATTAGCTGCGACCCACGATTCATGGGACCCACAGATAAAGGTTCTGGTCGGAACGACCATACTGAACGGTAGTGAATCGGCGGACGGCGATCAGGGCAATGAGAGCTGCGGCAGCGGCGGTTCTGGCGTGGAAGTTTGCGCGTTTGATAATCGTGGAATGGGTCGGAGCTCCATTCCGAGCAAAAAATCTCAATATACGTAATATACTATATTCATTTATAAATCTTAGCTTTAATTGAGGATATTTGATAATTTGCTTGCAATGTTAGATATGAATGTTTagctattttttttctttttattgatttaatcGATATCTTTATACCATGAATTCCAactttatgttttattttctgttttttggTGCTAATTTATCTTTTATGAATTGGTGGGAAAATGGAAAAGatcgttgaatttttttttttcaagattgCATTTTTATGTGTGACCCACACCCACTTGAGTAATTAAGCCCGGGGTTAAAATTTTGTGAGTTGTTTCTTTGCAACTATTTCGTGTTATTGAAGAGGATAAGTGTAATTTAACAGGACCAAAATTATGGCAAGAGATGCTATAGCTTTAATGGATCACTTGGGTTGGAAAAAAGCTCATGTTTTTGGCCATTCAATGGGTGAGTTCTTGACTTTTCAGTTTTTAAGCTGGCATTTTTTTGACCAACTTCTTCTCTTTAGGGGTATGGGTTTAGTGGTTTGGTTTTCATATTGAACATTTTTGAAGTAATGAAATTCGGTCTCTCATTAAAGATCAAGTCAAATCATGTCGATCAGAGCACTTGAAAAAGTTCTCTCTTATGTTATTTGATTCGTATTCAAAGTTATTGAGTCGACCATGATCATCTACTAATATATTTCAAGTCGACATGATTTGACTTAATTCTGAATATTCAAAGTTGTTGAGTCAACCTTGATCATCTACCAATATATTTCAAGTCGACTTCGAGATTTATTCTTTTATAGGCCGCAATCGTTGAGATAGttgttgataatttttttaaaaaaaattaaaatgaaacaaCAGTTCGAATAGAGTTTGATCATTCAACTCGAATTCAGACcatttcgagttttgagttgaGCAGGAACCTAATTAAAATTGAGCTCGAGTTCtaatgtgaaaaaaaaatatatttttctgctTATGGATTCGTTTGCATCTCCTGCATAGGTTTTGAGTGCTTAAAGCGGAGAGTTCCACAATGTTTCTGTTGTTTTTATTACTGAACATGTTGCCGGAATATTAAATCTACCTCAGTAAAATCAAAATTCTGCATCAAGTGGCTTTCTTGGTCAATATGAGCTCATTTATTTCTATGATGCAGGAGCTATGATTGCTTGTAAATTGGCTTCGATGGTACCTGAAAGAGTTTTATCTTTGGCTCTACTAAATGTAACTGGTGGAGGTTATGAATGTATACCAAAGGTATGCTTCCTCGTAGGATCTGATCTCTTTAGCTTATAAcgatttgtttttgaaatttttgcaaGATTTACATGATCACTGGCCGTTGACTTCATTGTGttttgtttaattataaaattattattagacCACTTCATTGTGTTTTGTttaatgataaaattattattagacCAACTCCAGTGTTCTCAACCTTTAGAGAGAAATAATGACTAAAACGGTATCATAGACTATGAtttcatgttttaattttttatgtttagtgAAAGTGATTGCGACAGCCTTAGATTTAATCAACAGTCTATGCCTATTAACATATGTgatgtggttttttttttggtgaaaatCGTAGCGGTGTACTTGTTTGAATGTTTTGAAATGAACACAAATGATGATGTATTGTTGATAGCTGTGAAAGGGTTTTGGTCAATTCTGATTTCTGAGAATTTTATGTAGTGCATCATATGAACTGGTGTATTTGTGTTAGATGTCAAAATAATTCTTACCTTTTCAGATTGATCGCCGAAGTATGTCGATTGCTCTTCGTTTTCTGAGGGCAAAAACTCCTGAGCAGAGAGCAGCCGTTGATTTAGATACACATTACTCACaggttatatattataatttttctatACACGtcgtatttaattaattttcaatatGTTGTTTGGACAACTGGAACTTAATGTTTCATTTTCTTCGCAGGAATATCTGGAAGAGTATGTTGGACAGAAGACCAGAAGATTAATCTTATACCAAGTAAGGATTTGTAAGCAACTTTTGAGTACATAAACCTGACAATGTACCACTTTGTATTTGGAAGCTTAAATGTATTTTCCTCTTTCTGAGTTGAATTTTTGGTTTTGAGGCCGTTCAAAAAATTTACTTTGACTGTCATGATTTTAACTCAAATCATCGTGGACACAATATACAAGATTTTGGTTATAGTTTTCCACGTTTCTTGTTGAATTGAATGCAAGTCTTACTGATAAGAATGAAATTGCAACTTATATCATTCTTTCATTCTGCAGGAATATGTAAAGGGCATATCATCAACAGGTATGCAGTCAAATTATGGATTCGAAGGTCAGTTAAACGCTTGCTGGACGCATAAAATGTCAAGAACCAAACTGGAATCTATACGTGCTTCCGGATTTCCTATATCAGTAATTCATGGAAGGTAGCTAAATAATGCTAAATACTTGTTTCTAGAAAAAAAGTGAAGACAAAATTCTTCTCAACTGACTGACAATTATTCCATATGGTGTAGACATGACGTTATTGCTCAAATGTGCCATGCAAAACGGCTTGCAGAGAAATTGTATCCATCTGCAAGAATGGTCGAACTTGATGGCGGGCATCTCGTGAGCCATGAGAGAACTGAAGAGGTAACATTTCTGCTCCCTATTATTATCATTTATAATATATCCCATGGTATGACAAGGTATTGTAGAGTGGGCATATAGCACTGAAAGACTCCCACTTAAAAGACTAGTGTTTTGGTTTGAACTTTTCAACTTTTCTCTTGCGCCAATGTTGCCTAACATCCCTGTGTCTCAATTCGGGTAGGTAGTGATAACAGTTTGTTGTCGATTGGAATGTAGTATTACTAGGCTATGAAGTATGACTAATCGAAGCAACCTTGTGAGAAACCTGTAACCATGCAAATCTCAGCTAGGAAAAAGCTAATCCATATATTTTCACGCAAAATATTTTGTCTGAATCCATAGATGACACTCAATCGATATGAAACTCTATCATCGATAAGATGcttaaattgtattttttggTTGAAAGTTCAGGTCAATAAAGCTCTTCTCGAGTTGATAAAGGCATCCGAAAATACAACAAGTCTACACGAGTGGACAAATCTTTCAAGTAAAAGCAACAGTAAGTTATTCATGCATAACTTCTACCTCTTTAATATCACCTGTCTAAATAAGTGGCAGAGGCAGACTGGGGCACAGCAAGGGTGGTCATCGACTCAGCCTAACAATTTCCTATATAAATGTAGATTTTCTTCTTCTATACATGTAACAAAAAATGATAATTCGTCCTCTCCAAATTTTTggaacataaaatttttaatgttGCCCCTGTTATGATTTTTTGGTTTCACTACCACTGGTCTAAAACGTATAAACGACAGACGAATTTACCTTTCGTATTAAAGATCAAGAATCCTTAAAAATGTATACTTTTTGCAGGTTCCAAATCTTCTCGGAACTTGCTATGGAGAGCAATCAATTCATCTGTCATAGTAGAAAGTGCAGAGAAGATACATATTTTCctaatatattttttcggtCTCTTTGTATTAGTGTTCGAGTACATCCGAAGAGCTGCAAGAAGCCTCAAACCAGTAAGAGTTGGATCTGCCCTTACATAAGCCTATACTGGTGGAGCTTCATCTACTGGTAACTCCTTTTCTACTGATGGAAAAAACATAATCAAATACACGTTTCGATTCATCATGTTATGAAATGGGACGGTTTATTACACGACAAGA contains the following coding sequences:
- the LOC140986915 gene encoding uncharacterized protein translates to MQFCSVGGASSSENAINIFYRIYGGGPVKVLMIIGLAATHDSWDPQIKVLVGTTILNGSESADGDQGNESCGSGGSGVEVCAFDNRGMGRSSIPSKKSQYTTKIMARDAIALMDHLGWKKAHVFGHSMGAMIACKLASMVPERVLSLALLNVTGGGYECIPKIDRRSMSIALRFLRAKTPEQRAAVDLDTHYSQEYLEEYVGQKTRRLILYQEYVKGISSTGMQSNYGFEGQLNACWTHKMSRTKLESIRASGFPISVIHGRHDVIAQMCHAKRLAEKLYPSARMVELDGGHLVSHERTEEVNKALLELIKASENTTSLHEWTNLSSKSNSSKSSRNLLWRAINSSVIVESAEKIHIFLIYFFGLFVLVFEYIRRAARSLKPVRVGSALT